The Fulvia fulva chromosome 1, complete sequence region agctttggatccagccatattcctagcacccttaattcacttgagggttctgttgtgtgtccctgaatggtgattggggcttgcatattgtgtctgtttctggctctactgaagtggatgagttgatacttctctagggcaaatctggctctatgtttcctggcccattcctcacattccttgtgtttcttctaCAAGATTCTGTAGTTCTCTTCTATactgtctgaccaggctaggatgtttgtgtcatccacaaaccctgaggctgatatgtttctggagtttagctttgctagcaggtctgccataaagaggagaaacaggattagagacattgttgatccctgtgggattcctgtctctgtaggcatgctatcagatttgtatctgcccagtcttagtcttgtggttctgcctctaaggaaggactagatgaactggactgtccagttagggatagccttctgtttcaggatgtggatTAGCCTCTAGTGTGAGACATTAtcaaaggctcctgatatgtccagtgagaggagtgtggctgctttgttgttcccaaagtgctacagggtcttgatctgctctgtgataagttccatagctgttagtgttgatctttgtttcctgcctcctatctgttcttcaggaaggatttcatgttcttcagctaggtttgtcagcctttctgctataatcttttctaggagtttgcctagtgtgttgagcaaggcaataggtctgtatgcctctagctttgtgtagtcctctttctgtggttttctcaagactacagtcagtgactccttaaagtgtttagggcagtgtccttgggctatacactgtgaaaagatgtttgacagtgcaggggagatctggtccttgcatgtcttgatgaacaagtttggagtcccatctggtcctagggccttgtttcctgagagtctcttaatgatgctcttgatctctccctctcccactgtgcaggattgctctagtggtgttggatacacactgccctccagatcctgcaggtcagcttctacctgtgtgccaaagaaatgtttccccaatgcctgtgcctttcctaggagagtgtgttggattactccttcctggtcttcaatgtttAGAAACTAgggcagcatgtttctgtcctgtgtgggttgtcttgcccactttgctagtttccacatcttctcaggattctgggtaatggatccaactgttgacctccactccagcatcttgtccctcttgatctgggccttcttgtctctggttgcctggttgtatctgtcccatgcttcctgggagtgactctgggtaagggctctcctggcctgcctggctgccttgaccttctctgagcattcctttgtccagaatggcttctagtacagtgactgtttcttttctctGGTGTGGGCTGCTGCAGTTTCCTACGGACAatatatatacgttctagagTAATTAAGATTATACTATAAAGGCGTTATCTCGTTATATATTACGGCTAGTAATAACTATAGCTAATACGGTTACTTCTAAGTGCTTATTAAGTATATTAAAGCTAATCTATATATAGCTCTATAACCGCCTTTCTATAGACCGGGTAAGtaagctaatatatatcTACTTTAATAGCCGTATCCTTTAGAAGTCGGGTAATCTACGGAAGAGAAAGAAGAGGGCTATAGAGCTTAAGGATCTCGGTAAAGAGAACTCTAAATAAGATATATAACGTATATTACTTaagtagtagtaatataaggATGCTAAAGACAATATAGAAGAATATATAACTAAGATAGGTATTATATAGAGTAATATTAATATATAAAGTAGTACCGTAGCTTAGCCGGAGTCTTAAAGGCTCTAGAAGTCGTTTTATTTACCTTAGTATATAATATAATATATCTATAAGTTACTAAGAATATAAATGAATAAATAAATACATTTATAATATCTATCTAGCTCCTAAAAGGTCTACGAGGCCGGGGGCTATTAAGGAAGAGAGAGGGGAAACCGATCGTACGGGAAAAAACCCCTCTTTAGGTATTAGTAAGTTCTCTCTATTGCTTATCGGTCAATCTGTCGTACTAGAAGCGGTAAGTACTAGGTAGTTAGCCGCCCCGGAGTACTAATCTGCCTAGTACCTAGGAACGagtattagtagctagcCGACTATCGAGTAGACGACAGGTCGACTATTAGTAGAGGCGGGTCGCCTATTAAGTAGGAGACAGGTCGACCGTCGAGCGGAGATAGCCGTCGAGTAGACGACGAGTCGACCCTTCCGGGCTCCTTTACTCTATTAGTGCTCCTATCGCTATTCCTCCTATACTTAGGGTCGCTATAGGCTACGGTCTACCCGCCTACGTAGTCGTCGGTACCGCCGGAGTtctactacgtctataggtagggcgccttcgaaggcttcctagagctcTTCCTCCTAGGCTATCTCCCCTATTCTTACTACTATCTTACCCGCTATCTAGaactactatagtaggccGGTCCGTATTACTATTTGTACCGCTACTCGTATCCTACGCGCTATACCTATTATATATTAGAAGTCTATAGCTCTAGTCTCGAGGCGTATTACCTACCGGGCTTCTATAAAGCGTAGGTAGAATAGTACGACGTGTTTCGGCGTCTAGACACGACTATATTcgtataggctactatctactcccggTACCTTTCGGCGATATAGATAGTCCTTAAACCTAATATATTCTGAGCGGAGTAGTATCGcgactattacctataggcgggtaagggctcgGAAGAGTATTACCCTATCTCGGCTAATAGGTCCTATCTTCGCCGCTACCTCGTCTTCTTATCGGTATACTCGTCGCCGTAGTAGTTGCCCGTTCGGGTACTGTTCGCCTTTCTCCTAGCGCTCGTTCTAGAttctctatatatatctacggACCGCGTTCGCTATAGCCTTCCGTTCTTCGCGTCCCTATCCCGCTCctattactagtatactactagCTAGGGCCTATACTCGGAACTTTACTATCGGGGTTTATTACGTATCTAGCTACCGCTAGGCCTATAATCCTATCTTCTTTTTAGGCGCTATAGATCGAAGGCGTGTCgtaatcgcctagtacgccgcGCGGATATCGCTCCCTACCTTACTATTTGCCGTCTAGAGCGTATAGCCTATAGCGAGCTATTAGAGGTAGAGGTCTAGTAGCGCGATCTACGTGTCCGCTTCTAGGACCTACGTCGgtatagtacggtataccCCGGTCGCCCTACGTAAACATTCGTTCTATACGTTTTGAATCTACTTTATCTAGCCAGTCGCGTAGGATAGATACTAGACTAGTGCCCTAAAGGTGATCGCCGGTCGAACGATagagctatatagctagcgtACCTTTACGAAGGCTacgccctatatagaggcCGCGAGGCGTATAACTAAGGCTTTGTTCTAGTCTCCCCGCTACCGGagctactttaggtaggcGTATTACCGGAGTTACGTATCTACTTAGAATCCTAGGACCCGGATAGATAGCTATAGAGTAATCTAGCTTACGCCGGTCCCGGCCTCGATCGTAGCTTAGAGGTTGTGCTTCTTCGGGGTCCTCGTAAGGTAGATTATCTAGTACTTCTTAGGTACGAAGACTACCCCGTATCGCGCTACCTATTCGTTATATACCTCGAGCGCCGCTTCGAGTTAGCGGTAGTTAGTCTCGGTTAAGTCGCTATATATTAGGATGTTCGTATCGTCGACAAAGCCTATATAGGAGTTAGTACCGCCGGCGCTTCCCCTAAGTAGCGGGAGGAGCGTAGAGGCgaagaaaaggaagaggatCGGAGAGAGCGATAAGCCCTACGGGATCCCCGTTTCTATAGGCCGTATTTAAGGTTCACGCCACTCCCCTAGGACGAGCTACGTAGACCGGTTACTAAGGAAGGACTTGACGAACGCGACGAGCTAGCTAGGTAGACCTTTCGCCCGGAGGCTATAGAGTAGTCGGGCGTAGGAAACTTTGTCGAACGCCCCCGAGatatcgagggatagtaGGGTAGCGACCTGTTGTCGGCGTGTTACCTAGATTATATAAACCTGTTCCGTAACGAGTTCTAGGGCGGTCGTCGTAGACCGCCCTAGTCGGGCTCCTATCTACTCGGCTGGGAGGAGCTAGTGCTCCTCGGCTAGCTTAGAGATACGATCGGCCACGATGCGCTCTAGCGCCTTACCGATCGTGCTAAGTAGGGCTATCGGGCGGTAGGCCTTCCTAACGTCGTATCTGGCCTTACCCTCCTTACGGAGGACGACTGTGCTCGAGCACCGGAAGGGGGTCGGTACGTATAACTGCTAGAGGCATGCCGTGAACAGCCCCGCGAGGTACGGGGCGAGCGTCTGGCGGCAGTACTTGAGGAATCGGTTGGGGATCTTGTCTGGTCCTAGGGCCTTGTCTGGTGGCGCCGCTTTTAGCACTGTTAGTACCTCCGCCACCGTTACTTCTTGGCTGGTCTCGAGCTCCGTTGGGTATACGAAGCCTTCGATATCGTCGAGTCGGGCAGTGACCGGAGGAGGGAAGAACGATACTAGTTATAGTCTATCTTGCTATTAAAGACGCTATTATATAGGTCACTCACCGCAACGGGTCTATCTCGGAGAGATATTGCGTGCGAGGACCCATTATCGCAGCGATAATGCGCGCGAATATCGATTATCGCATAACTCGCATTCTCGCAAGGCAAAACCCTGGGTGTATCCCTTTGCACCTTCTCTCGGTGCTAAAGTCTTGAGGTACCCTGTCCAAAGTTTCAGCGTCGACAGGGCTTGAGCAGGGCCCATTTCGCAGCGCTGATAGTGACAAGGGCATTGCACGGACTCGAATGAGCTTGAACTTACACCTCGAAGAGGTGTAGTGAGGCCGAACTCAGAAGCTGAGTTTTGTCCACTAAATATCAACAAAGGGATGAGAAGACACGGCAGGTAACATCTCCAGGTGTCATTTCGGATTCTCAGCATTTCGGTAGCGCGCGGGTATATCCTCTCACGACAAGGATGCGCTGGCTGACAAAACGGCGTACTTTTCGACACGCTTCCGAGATGCTGAGAATCCGAAATGACCCCTGGAGATGTTAGGCAACCTGATAGTCGAGTAGTTTTGCTTATTGCATGGACCGTGCTCGGGCTGCGAAATGGATCACAGTTTGCCGAAGCTACACCGAGCCTCGATCAAGGACGGAGCGGTGTTTGTTGGTGTAGAAAGGCGCACAGTCTTGCTGCTATGCGGTCCCCTGGCGAGTGGACTGCAGTCTGGGACGAAGAGAACTGGTGGTGGTAGCTTGATATGAAAGCGTGCAACTTCGTTGCTCATTTTGCAGCCATGCGCTTTTTGCTGCCGGATTTTCGATCCATGCCTCCGAAACCTACGCTCAGATAGATAGTTAGCTTGTAAAGTAGAACGGCGCATTGGCACGTCAGCCTGTCGTGACATGCTCGAAGCATGGCGCGCGTGCTTCGTACATACGGTAACATACCTCTTCTCCGATTTCCTTTCACATCTCTCCCCTCCTCGATCGCCAGCATAGCCTCTCTCTTCTTATCACCAACCACATTCAGCGCTTCCTTGATCACGCGACTCTCGACATTGATCTTCTCTTCGGCATAAGCAACCATTTCACGCCCAACACGCTCTTCTATGGCTTTGACCAGCTCCACATCTCTCTGCCCCACGAGCGATATGGAAGTACCCTTACGTCCCGCGCGAGCGGTACGACCGACACGGTGGATGTAGTCGTCGGGTTTTCGGGGTAGGTCGTAGTTGATGACCAGTCCCACGTCGGGGATGTCAAGACCACGCGACGCTACGTCTGTTGCGACTAGTATTCTGTGAATGCGGTTAGTTGAGTGTCGCAAACGAGCGCCAGTGCCATAGCAGATGTTACGCCGGTAGAGAGCAGCGCGTCGTGCACAGGGCCTCTCGAGCTGCGCAATATGCTCTCAGCCACGCTCTGGTTGATGCCACCACGTACCTTGCCGCCTTGGCTCGAAACCGCGCCAAATTGTTGACTCGATCTGTATGCTGCAACCCTGAATGCAGCGCCGTAACACGATGCTCAAGCAATCTGAGCATATACTCCAGCAAATTCGCCGTTTCCGTACGATTGCAGAAAATTATCGCCGTTTTCCCCACATTCGCTGGCGTGGAGAGCAGTATATGCAGGTACTTCTCCTTGTGAAGCACATTTACCAGCTGATACGTCTGCGTTAGCGTGTCCGGTATTGCTAGACTGTCGATGTCCACCTCGCATATGAAGACTGGCTGTTGTTCTTTGGCACGGGGCAGTTCTTTGAGCGCACGGACCTCGGGTGTCACGGTGGCGGTGAAGAGGCATGTTTGTCGTTCTGAGCCTGCGAGGGGTTAGCCTAGTCTCGAAGCCACATCAGTGGCTTAGAAAGAGGGCAGAGGGTCGAGAGAGCGTGTCGTGCATAGCTTGCTCCCAAAAAGACTCAATCGTCTGAGGCACTGATGACTTACCCGGCGGTAGATAATCCAAGCACGTCTCCACATCATCAATCATGCTCCCTTTCGTGCCACTAGCAAGCAATCGATCCGCCTCATCCAGCACCACAAATTTCACTTTCTTCAAGCCTTTGATCGTGTCCTCCCCAGAATTAGTAACATGATCCGCCAACCTCCCCGGCGTCGCAATAACAACGTGCGGCCGATTACTGAGCGCAATAGCCTGTTGCCTCATGTCCGCTCCACCCGTGACCAGCACACATTTGATGCCCTGACTGCCTCCAATGGCTTGGAACTGCTCATATATCTGGAGAGCCAGCTCGCGGGTGGGTGTGAGGATGAGTGCGAATATGCCAGAAGGTTGCCGCGCCCAGGTCTGGAGAATGGGGAGTCCGAATGCGATGGTCTTTCCTGATCCGGTGCGAGAGCCGCCGATGCAGTCGCGACCGGCTAAGATTTGGGGTACTGTGGCTTTTTGAATGCGAGTTGGGTATTTTATGGACATGTGAGAGAGGGCGGAGACGAGCCATTTGTCGGTACCTAGAGAGGTGAAAGTCGCGGTGTCGTCTTGATCAATCACGTCTTGGATTGAGGTGGGCAGGCTCTCCAGATCCGTGGTGGTCGGTGGTAAGTCAGATTGAGGAGCGGGCTGCACAGCACGCTTCTTTATGCGTGAGATGGCGGGTGAAGTCGAAGGGAGAGCTTCTCGTGGCGGCGCCGTTTGCTCTTCTGCTTCTGATGCCGAGCTGGAAAGCGCATCTTGAGATAATCTTCTACGCTTCGCAGGCCTCTCCATCTTGAACCAGTGGGCTGAGGTGATGTGAAGTGTGAAGTGTCTCAGGACCATGTTGATGTTGAAGTCGAGAAATCTCGAAGCGCCACTCCCTCGTCCGATTTGCCCTGCAGCGGACTCAGCCCCGACAAAGAATTTCCACCCAGACCAGATCATCGgtacttcttcatcttcTGTGCTCGCAACACTCCTCTCTACATATCAACATGGCCCGCACTGCTGGAGAGCCTGCTGCGAAGCGCACAAAGCTCGATTTTGACAGCGACAGCGACAGCGACAGCGATAGTGGCGTCAAGCTCGAGAGCAACTTCAAGATCAACGAGGACTATGCGAAGCGCTTCGAGCACAACAAGAAGCGCGAGGAGAAGCATAGATTAGAGGAGAAGTATGGAATCACAGGTCTGGGCAAGCGAAAGGGCCGTGATGAGGAGGAGGACAGCGAGGAAGATAGCGAAGATGACGAGAGCGAGGACGACGATGCAGCACTAGCGACCGAGCATGTTGACCAGGAGATCTTTGCGACACTGGACGCGATCAAGAAGAAGGATCCACGAGTTTATGATGCCAAC contains the following coding sequences:
- a CDS encoding ATP-dependent RNA helicase dbp8, whose protein sequence is MERPAKRRRLSQDALSSSASEAEEQTAPPREALPSTSPAISRIKKRAVQPAPQSDLPPTTTDLESLPTSIQDVIDQDDTATFTSLGTDKWLVSALSHMSIKYPTRIQKATVPQILAGRDCIGGSRTGSGKTIAFGLPILQTWARQPSGIFALILTPTRELALQIYEQFQAIGGSQGIKCVLVTGGADMRQQAIALSNRPHVVIATPGRLADHVTNSGEDTIKGLKKVKFVVLDEADRLLASGTKGSMIDDVETCLDYLPPGSERQTCLFTATVTPEVRALKELPRAKEQQPVFICEVDIDSLAIPDTLTQTYQLVNVLHKEKYLHILLSTPANVGKTAIIFCNRTETANLLEYMLRLLEHRVTALHSGLQHTDRVNNLARFRAKAARILVATDVASRGLDIPDVGLVINYDLPRKPDDYIHRVGRTARAGRKGTSISLVGQRDVELVKAIEERVGREMVAYAEEKINVESRVIKEALNVVGDKKREAMLAIEEGRDVKGNRRRGFGGMDRKSGSKKRMAAK